In Pirellula sp. SH-Sr6A, the DNA window CAATCGGTACCACCCCCGTGTAAACCGAACGGACCCACTCTTTCGGAACCTTGGGGTCGTCCGATTCTAAATCGATCACGCGCTGGAGGGCGACATCCAGAACATCGACTTCTGCGTTGGAGAAAGAGCCCGCGAGAACCACGGCGTCCAAGTCGTTCAGCTTCTGCAATTGGACGTAAGGTACATCGGCGGGAGGCGCACTGATCCGAGCGATCTTGACACGCGACTTCGCCAGTAGATTGGATAATTCCTCCGACCGAAGCTTCGATTTCTCTACGTCAGCCGGCGGCAGGTCTTTGCTCGTGGGGTCCCAAAGGGCAATGTCGCGACCCGCCATCTTGGCTTCGCCGGTCCAAGCGGTCATCTGGCGAAGGATTCGTACGCGGTCCTGCTGGGCTTGAATAATGGGATACAGCGAATCCCTCATCTCCTGAACGAACTGACCGTAGTCAACTCCCTGGAAGGCTGCGACCCGAAGGCTGATCCGCCAAAGCTCGCTCCCGGTGTCGGGATCGATGCGGAGAAAGCCGGATTGGATCAATTCATCGCGACTGTTTTCGAGCTGCTGATTGTAGCCTTTTCGAATCAAGTAAGTCTGAGTGCTCGTTCCTTTGGAAGGAAGACTCGACGCGAACGTCGCTGCCGACATACTCCGCCCGACGATTTGGGGCCCGTCTTCGCCGAATCGCTTCTTGATCACGTCTTGTATCCGAACGATCGTCTCCATCCGTTCTAAGAACGTCAAGCGAGAAAGGTCTTCTCCGAGAGCAGTGTCATCGGTGCTGCTCGTATTGTCGGTCGGCTTTCCGTCGGAAGCGACCGCCATGCTTTCTTTGTCGAACTCGATCACGATCTCGAGTGGCACCAGCATGCCGAGCTTCTCTTCGAGCCATCGGTAGTCGCGCAGGATTCGAGCTTGCGAGTCGAAGAGCTCCAAAAGATTGATGCTCGTTTTGGTGTGGCTCAAACCCAATCCGATGAAGGCGACAAACAGAACACAGGCCGCCGCGACGCCATAATGATTTCGAACAAGGAAGCGGGCAAACGATGCCCACATGCGCTCGCTGCGCGTATCGTCGTCGATCGGCCGCTTCTCATTCGGTTTCTCACCGACCCAATTCTTGGCGAACCCGATTACGTGGAGCGCAGCGGGCAAGATCAAGAAAAGGATGACGTTCAGGACTAAGACCCCGGTGGCGGAGAAGAATCCGAACTTCTGGATCGGGACCAGTTCGCTAGCACAGAGTGAAAAAAGACCCAGAGCAGTGGTGATCGAGCACAAAATCGCGGGCTTGATCGCGTGAATGACCGCCCGTTCGGTCGCTCGGTGTAATCCGCCATGCCGCACGGCGTCTTTGTAGTAATTGATGAAGTGCACAGCGCCGGACATCGCTAGCACATAGACCAGCGATGGCATCGATAGCACGATCGCATCGACCGTCTCGCCGCACGCCCAGATAATAGCCAAGGAAGCTGCCGCACTCGTGACCGAGCAAGAAAAGACAATCCAAGTCAGAATGATGCTTCGAAGAGACCACCACGCCAGAAAGAGTCCCAATAGACCGGAGAGTCCGGCCAGGCGAACAAGCGTCTTTTCTCCCTCTTCGTCGATGGAGATGTTGTCGACAGGAGGACCGCCCAGGTGCAATTCAGAATCTTCAATGCCCGCTTTGGCAATCAGTCGTCGCAGAACCCCAGGGGGAACGTTGGGACGGAAGATCCGCATCTGCCCATGCCCCAGAATCGGCTTCATCTTCCCGCTCGTCGCGGGATCTAACGAAACGATCACACACGTTTGACGGCCATCGGGACCGATCGCAGTGCCTTTGAGACGCTCGATGGCCTCGGCATAACTCAGGGCATGCTTTCCCTGCGTCATTTGCTCGATGAGCGTCCGGCCCGTCTGCACGCCTTTAAAGTATTTGTGAGCTTCGACCGCATCGATGTCGTTCGGATCGATGGACTCTGGAGCGACGAGATTCGCCAATTTCGCGATCCGGGGATCGTCCAAAGAAGGATCCCCGTTGGGATCATCACCTAGGAGACAACCGTCCCAGCTAACGATAATGAACTGATCGGATGGGAAATTCTTGCGAAACCATGCAAGCTCGCCGGTCTCTTCGTACGTCTTGGGAAGCCAATCCTCAACTTTATTGACGTTACTCTGGACAGCTTTCCCCGCGCCGAAGAAGGCGAATGGAATGCCAGCAAAGCAAAGGATGAGAAGCAACCACCCAAATCGATCGTAGAATGTCTTACCGCCGAGTTTACTCTGCCGCACGCTTTGCCCCTTTGGTCACCCGCCAGAATTGTCCATAGCCTGGCTATCGCCGTCTTCCCTAACAGCCTCAGTAGTGTACTAAAGTCTCCTTTGCATCGACAGTTTGAAAACCAGGACTTGCGAAGAATCCCCAGATCGAGCCTTGTTTTGGCAAACAAGGTAATTTGGCGAACCCCCCAGAAGTCCATGGGAATGGGTCCCGTCGAGCCCGTCGCGAACGGTCGAATTTTTTCTCACTAGAAGATGCGAAAAAGATTCAAAAATGGGGCGGGCGTTATTGAGACCGCTTCTCATTTAGGTCGATGATGGATATAGTAAAAGAAAGTATGGTGTTTGGTGTTTCCGACAGACCTGCTGAGCGACTATGTCCGCGAACCCCGTTCCTCTCGATACCTTGAAACCCGAAGATCACGGGGTGATCGTTGATATG includes these proteins:
- a CDS encoding efflux RND transporter permease subunit, coding for MRQSKLGGKTFYDRFGWLLLILCFAGIPFAFFGAGKAVQSNVNKVEDWLPKTYEETGELAWFRKNFPSDQFIIVSWDGCLLGDDPNGDPSLDDPRIAKLANLVAPESIDPNDIDAVEAHKYFKGVQTGRTLIEQMTQGKHALSYAEAIERLKGTAIGPDGRQTCVIVSLDPATSGKMKPILGHGQMRIFRPNVPPGVLRRLIAKAGIEDSELHLGGPPVDNISIDEEGEKTLVRLAGLSGLLGLFLAWWSLRSIILTWIVFSCSVTSAAASLAIIWACGETVDAIVLSMPSLVYVLAMSGAVHFINYYKDAVRHGGLHRATERAVIHAIKPAILCSITTALGLFSLCASELVPIQKFGFFSATGVLVLNVILFLILPAALHVIGFAKNWVGEKPNEKRPIDDDTRSERMWASFARFLVRNHYGVAAACVLFVAFIGLGLSHTKTSINLLELFDSQARILRDYRWLEEKLGMLVPLEIVIEFDKESMAVASDGKPTDNTSSTDDTALGEDLSRLTFLERMETIVRIQDVIKKRFGEDGPQIVGRSMSAATFASSLPSKGTSTQTYLIRKGYNQQLENSRDELIQSGFLRIDPDTGSELWRISLRVAAFQGVDYGQFVQEMRDSLYPIIQAQQDRVRILRQMTAWTGEAKMAGRDIALWDPTSKDLPPADVEKSKLRSEELSNLLAKSRVKIARISAPPADVPYVQLQKLNDLDAVVLAGSFSNAEVDVLDVALQRVIDLESDDPKVPKEWVRSVYTGVVPIVYKAQRALLASLIESTMWSFLTITPLMVFVSRSLRAGMVAMIPNVLPVLAIFGGMGWLGIPIDIGSMMTASIALGVAVDDTIHFLAWYREDLHVVRDRRKAIVSCYKRCATPTLQAACISGLGLSVFAFSTFTPTQRFGWLMLAILIAGVIAELILLPAILAGPLGKVFEPRRKSETMAGRFFLIFRYQLRKRFDLGAKGVEDRDSSELRSAA